In the Ranitomeya imitator isolate aRanImi1 chromosome 2, aRanImi1.pri, whole genome shotgun sequence genome, CGATGATCAGAGGGTGGGCACGCAGGAGCGTGTGCGGTCAGGCGGTAAGGATGCAGCACAATCCGTGCCAGCTAGCGATGACCGGAGGGTGGGCACACAGGAGCGTGTGCGGACGAGCGGTATGAAGTGCCGCTactgagtgcagagccagggaacgtcccgaccggaggcgtccctggttgcactaggAAACAAAGATCgccgacgctgacaagcagcgtgtgacgtcacacgctgcttgtcagcgtcggccatctttgtttcctagttttccgtctgtctgtctgtctttctgtctgtctgtctgtcctggaaatcccgcgtctctgattggtcgaggccgccaggcttcgaccaatcagcgacgggcacagcgacgatgatgtcataaaggacgtagacatcccgcgtctctgattggtcgaggccgccaggcgatggttacagtatcgacgtagatgtcataatggttgccatggcgacgatgatgtcataaaggttgcctcgaccaatcagcgacgagcacagtctgccgcaaattctggaatcaacattgtccatatactacggggacatgcatattctagaatacccgatgcgttagaatcgggccacaatctagtactaaatatgtgtacttttatcgtttgtttttttttatttagataaagaaatgtatttatgggaataatatatatatatttttttattatttaggattttaaaaaaaaaatttttttacacacttggaaattttttttttaacttttttactttgtcccagggggggacatcacagatcggtgatctgacagtttgcacagcactttgtcagatcaccgatctgtctcagagtgctgcaggcttaccaagcgcctgctctgagcaggcacttggtaagccacttccctccctgcaggacccggatgccgcggccatattggatccgggccttgcagcagggaggaaggtaggagaccctcgcaacaacgcgatcacatcgtgttgctgcgggggtctcagggaagcccacagggagccccctccctgcgcgatgcttccttgcaccgccggcacatcgcgatcatgtttgatcgcggtgtgccgggggttaatgtgccgggggcggtccgtgaccactcctggcacatagtgccggatgtcagctgcgataagcagctgacacccggccgcgatcggccgcgctaccgcgcggccgatcgccctggatgtactattccgtccttgggaagtagggcccaccccacatggacggaatagtacgtccacacgtccattggcagaaaggggttaaaaggcacaTTCCCGAATAGGGAGGTGCCAAAGCAACGAGTTTCTTTAGTGTGTTGATGGTTCAATTAGTGAGCTGTTAGGTCCTTGCGTGGCCAGTCCTGAACCCAAAGTCTCTTCTGTGTGCACAGTCAGTGCATGAACATCATCGCCAGGTCTGTGTGCAGCCGGTACCTGAACCAGTATTCGAGATCTGTGTGTTTGAACATGTGCCTGTCAGAGTATCCTTTGTATCCGTACTGTCCCATCCGTCTCTGAATCATCCCTGTTTGAGACTCCGTATCCGTAACCGTTCTACCTGTGGATCCTGTACCTAGTAATCTGAACTGAGCCTGAGTCTGTGCCCATGTCAGTAACTGTTCTGCAGAGGATCCAGAACCTAGCAGTCTGAACGCAGCCCGAGTCCTATCCTTGTCTGTgtacctgacccctggggtcagcaacTGCAGCACCatggactgcctaggagtggtacctagtGGCTACCTACAGCTCAAGCCTTActtcaccatcaggagctccagtgaacaccaggtagccgcttagctatgTCCCTCCTAGATAAGCCTGGCCCCGTTGCACAGTGGGCCTACGAACCATTTGCGCAAACCTGCGTGCATAACATAGGCATAATAAAGCAACAGTTTTTCACTTTGGGAACAGAAAAATAATTGGGCAATGGCAGGCTCAATGTGTGCTGGAAAATGCTTGAAAATTAGGAAGGATCATCAATAATGCTAGAAGAATGTATGATGAAAAGGAACCACCCATTCCAAAAGAGTAAATGGTACAGAGCAAGAGAATCCAACGGTTACCTAGATTAGTATGTGTACTGAAAGCTACGTAAAATTTGTTGAAtttctaaaataagaaaaaaagaataTACTTCACACATCCAAATTATTTCTGTAAATACTTTATAATAGTTATCTATATAAACACAGTCCATTGCTCACAGTAGTATAACAGAAGAAACAGTGCCCAGTGGATGCGGAAGACATTTTACGGTATATGTTGTTATGTATTTATGTATTTGCAAAAGGGTCTTTGATGACATTGTGCATATGACTGATCTGAACACTGAAAACATTTACACCagcactgtaaagcgctgcggaataggttagcgctatataaaaataaagattattattattattattacaccattaCCTGAGTTTATGTTTTTGAGTTTATGTTTATAGATGTGCTCAAGTCACTGTATGGAAGCTTTCGAATTGCCACAAGATGTGTCCTATTGTATTATGAAGGCAACACTTGGAACTGGAGTTAATACATCATCTACGATCCAACATCTTGTTCTTGATTCAAAGTCATCCATCTGAGCTTCCTATAATTTAGTTCATTGATAGCAGTTCTAAAGTGGGAAGTTGTAGTATGACCTGCTACTGTGTTCTCCGAGGTTCTCCGAGGTTCTTATtgttccactgcagatttttccagtCCAATAAGATTTATGGAACTTATTGTGCATGTGGATGTATAATCCTTTTCTGACTTCACAGATCCAGAGACCGGGCAGTGACATCATAGTTGTTGATGACATCTTGGGAGGAATTAATACAAGCATAGATGGGAACTCTGAGTTTATGTCTTTACAGCCTTCAAACCGGTGACACAACGTCTTCCAACTGCAAGATGGTTTACCTGCTCATTTGACATTAATGCACAGGTAAGAGGTTGAGGAAGATGTTGAAGAAGACCAATGACTACAAGAAAAGGATTGCATAAGATAGAGACTGCAGCCCTCTCTGGGTCAATATAGATCCTTCTGCTGTCATGGACCTGGTGACAAAGATGAAAAAGGGGCCTGTCTGATTCTTCCCATTGATCTCTACAGCCTGCCACCCGCCAGAGCTGAAATTCCTTAATACACCTCAGTTATGTCATTTATAGTAGCTGTAGCTGATGGGAATTGGTGCCAGTCCTTTTCTCAATAGAAAACTGTACAGGCTCCAAGTCACTAGGAATTCCACCTCACAGGGATATGGCGTGAGGAGTTTTGATAGTTAGTCAACCTACAGCCAGAATCACAGGATGCTCTGCAATTGGAAGTGACTGTAAAAGACCCAGGATATCTACCTTTTCCTTCATTGCCAAGTTGTGTCTTCCCTGTTGGTTGTGTCATCTCCGCCCCTTTGATCTTTCTGTCCCTTCCCTCAGAAGCATGATTTTTTGTGCTCTCCCTACCTCATTCTCATTGCGTTGACACATTGCATCTCCCCATCCCCAAAAGAGTCCTATCAACTAATGTTTCTCTCCTACCTTGTCCAACTCCGCTTTGATTCCCCACCTTACTACCCTCCTCAAAGCCCTGTCATGTTTTCTCCACCATTCCTTGACAGAATCCATTGCGAAGGAAGATCGTAACTACAGTCTCATGGAGGACAGAGAAACCAGCTGTATTAAAGAAGCAAAACACAAGAAAGGGAAATAAGAGCAGAATAGAAAAAATGATATATGAGCCTGACATTCAGTGTATACTACTGATAAAGTAAAATCCCAGTGTTATCTGGCAGCGACTTTCTCCCCTCTCTCCTTCAAAAATTAATGAATGCCAAATGCTCGTGTGTATGAAAATGTTGTAAAAGATGCAGAAGCTGTCTGCTGAATAAACTTTTAGAAGACAATTCAATCACATGTATGGCCTGCTAAAGACGTGTAGCACATGTATGGGGCCTGGCAGCTGAAGGGGCCGTTATAAGGCCATTAGAGGAAGGAAAAAAGAAGGTGAAAGACTAATATTGACTATGGAAAGATGACCCTTCCTTCATGCAGTCACAGCTGATAGGTTGTCCATCTTGTCAGTCCATCTCAACTTTTTTTTAATGACAAGAAGGAAAACTAAGTAACTATACCGTTCATCTCTGTTTAGCATGATAGAGGATCTTTATGAGTGCCTTCTTTACATCTTTATTTTTAAGACTATAGATCATTGGATTGAGCAGAGGTACGGCAGCCGTGTTGAATAAAGAAAAACGTTTCTTGGCCTCTAAGGTTTTACTTAGGTTTGGGGTCAGATATTGGCTGAACAGTGTTGTATATAGTAATGCAACCACCATGAGGTGTGAGGAACACGTGTAGAAGGCCTTCAGTCTTCCAGAGCTGGTACGTATCCTCAGTATGGCATGTATGATAAATATGTATGACACAAACGTTAGGAGGAATGGTATCAGTATCATGGTAAGAAGCCCCTCAATAAGGAACAGGATCTCGAGAATAGAAGTATCGTTACAAGAAATTTTCATGACCGGGACAATGTCGCAAAAGAAGTGGTTGATCTCAATAGAGGTATAGCAGGTGAAGCCACTAACGATAACCGTGAAAGGAATGATTTGTAGAGACCCCAAAACCCAACAGGCGGAGGCCAATATTGCACATATCCCAGTACTCATAACAATGTGATATTGTAAGGGCCTACATATGGCCACATAGCGATCATAGCCCATGGCCACCAATATCAACAGGTTTATACTGGCTAATGACCCAAACATATGCATCTGCACCATGCAGGCAGCGAAGGAAACAGTTCTATCACCGGTAATGAACTGTATGAGGATCTTGTGCAACGCAACGGTGGAGCAACTGATGTCTAGTATAGACAAGTTGACTAGGAAGAAGTACATGGGTGTATGAAGATGAGGGTCCTGACAAGCAATGAGAATGGTCGAGTTACCGAATAAGATAAAAAGATAAATCAGAAGAaccagcagaaatatggaaaattgaaGTTGGAGGTCATCTGTTATCCCCTTCAGGATGAAATATTTGATTGGTGTCTGGTTTGCTTGCATTGTGGCCAATTATCAGGCGGGTGCTTATATAATAACGTGGGGTGACTTCTGATTATATTAAGACAAAGCAAGGGCCCTGGTGAAGGGACCCCGGAAAATTTTTGCAGACATCCATATTGTAGATTTccatttttgttttgttgtttttttttatttttcaaatgttTAGAATTATTTTCTTGCTTCACGGAATCTTCCAACATGTGTACACTAAAAAAGAAAAGTAAAGTGGAAAAATAATGTAAAAGATGAGTTATAAGAAATAATACAAGTACAATTATTCAATTTTGTTTAACATGATCCaaatttttaatcattttatttattaCCTACATATTTGGAGCAGTATTAGTCACCAATAGTTCTTACAATTGAATCTCCCCTGTCCCAGACACAAACATGCATTATGACTAATTTCATAAGAAACCAAGGATCCTATAAGGATCGTTTTGGAGTGTGGAAAGGAAACAGAGAACCtggaaaaaaaatccacaaaaacacAAGGAGAGCATGGAAACTCCTTCATTAGTTGGAAGAAAATCTAGATCTTAGAGGCAAAGCTAAAGGCTCATGGTCTCCGGTGCCAACGTGTAGTTTGGGCTCCTCTCTTGTCTCACCAACACTTACGAAACTAAATTCTCCTCTTCATACACTTATGCTTACATTATATGAGTAAGGGCCAATGCCTGTAGAATACAACATTACAGCTACATATAACTTAAAGTTGCGTGAAGCTGTAACATGGTTCGACTTTATGTACGTggcctctgatttggtgctatagagttcaagtcctctttttctctcaagaggcaatttgcatattaaatttcccagaggagcattgcacggcgaataagcctctttACCTCGACAAACCAgagttggtatgtcactctccacaaggagaaaccttaccccttggaCCTCAGACCAGAGCATCCCACCTagacaaatcagttctcatgcatcgcgagggccaacagcctgaaacaccgtgtctacgaattgagatactgatttggcttatatcctgagtcatattgcaagactcattaaggTCTTaacggttgattgtgacttgtaggatcgctacttccaacaggtggcgctatagagttcaagtcctctttttctctgaagaggcaatttgcatattttctgtAGGACTTTATACGAAAAATAAATGCCAAATTATACAATGCTGCACATACCAAAAATTCGAATGGTTACTCTATATCAGATCGGGTCAAAATTACTTCAGAAATCAGACTTAACTCAGACCTTGGACCAGACCTCAAAATATATTCAAACCTTACATCGGAACTAGTCATGAGTGATTAGTGATTTTGGGTtctggctagtgatgagcgaacgtgctcatatAAGGTGTTATGCATGCTTGTGTACTaaccgaaaaatatgttcgagtccccgcagctgcattccTCTCGAATGTttgacagccgtaacacatgcagggatttcctgtttgttaggcaacccctgtatgtgttgtggctgtcaaacagccgcgagacatgcaggagcggggacttgaacatatttttcaagcacgccgaagtcactcggttagcatccGAGCAAGGTCCGatgacaccttatccgagcacgctggcTCATCACTAATCAGAACCCAAAATTAATTCAAACACTAGAGCAGACCACTAAAAATGTTTAGACCTCAGACAAAGTCCAAAAATGTATTCAGGGTTGGATTAAAACAATGATTCAGACCACCCTATAAATGCATGCAGATCAATAAGGTATATTCTCGGCCCCCAAAAAATGTGGCTTTTGAAGCATATCTGTTTCAAAATCTTCATCAAATATCCGTTCAAATACTCTTTTAATTCTTTTTTGAAGTGGATCATCATCAAAATCCATGTTAATAAAATCTGAGAGAACCTTCCCTAAGTAAGACCACTATATACTTAGACCCTAGACAAGATACCTGGATTAAATCAGTGTTCCAAAACAGACTCTAACATCATTATGTCCTGAGAGTAGGGTAAGAAAAGGAAGGAGTTAGTGCAGGAACTGGGACCATGGAGCCTTAGCTAAAAGGAACTACGTAACCCCAGTTACTACTCTACAGATGTAGTATGTTAGAGCCCAGTTCCACTGGAGACCACTGCAGCTCCCATTGCCTTTGTATCCATTTGCACTATATGTATTATATAGAACTAAAAAATTAGTTCTTTTCAGGGGTGGTAAATAAAACTTCTTCTCCTTTGTTAGGATGACTAGTCGATACAGGGGGTTATGCTGCTAAGGCCTCCAAAGTTCTCAACctttacaaaaatatttagaattgagagtcctcagtatcaATATATCAACCTTTACTAGCAAGAGGACCCAACACATAATTTTGAATAGAAGACAATACCAGACATAGCCCATGGATAAGGGACGTAGCCCATAGAGAAGCTTCTTCTAGGGAAAAAAATACTAAATGCTCCCAGGACAATTTCTATACAAAACTCAAAATATTTTGTACATTGTTAGGCTTCATCTCATTCTGCTGTACTTACATGGGGCAGCAATCCGGTGCTCTGTAAGAACACAACGCAGGCAGCTCCTGGTAAATATACCATACACAATGTGGTAATTAATCCCCAGTCGTGCTGGTAATTGGGGGGCATTTATTTATAAATCCATTTTCCAGTATAGATTCTCTTGGGTATTtgcaaaaaaattaatagaataAAGCAGGTTGAAATCTATCAGCAAATGATATGCAGTCCGCCAAAGAAATGTTGCATTGCTTTTGTAATACAGAAAGTGATATACCATTTCTTAGACCACATTCACACGCTAAGTATtttatcagtattttacatcagtatttgtagccaaaacaaaGAATGGGTGAAAattacagaagtggtgcatgtgtttctgttatacttttcctctgatagaaccagtagtggaagaaacttacaaatactgatgtaaaatgctgaccaaatactgaacgtgtgaacgtggccattTGGTAAACCTCTATTCAGAGTTTAATTTATAATTTTGCATGCAGGAAGCCACTTGTTCAACCACATCCAGATGCAACCAAAAACAACGAGAAAGGAGGTGCGCGGTTGCCTTACCTCCTGGGTGGCCAGCAAGTAAAGAGTTAAGAAATTTTCTAGTTACTTTTTGGCGCAATTTAGACAGCACAAATAACTTCCCCGAAAGGCAGGAAGCAGGGGCGTCCCTATGAGCCTCCAACACCTTACCCTCCAGGTCAGTGTACAAGGCCGAGATGCCTACCCCCTGAGTCTGCAAAATTGAGTCAGGGTCCTCCAAGTCAGACAAAAATGCTGGTAAGAAACCTGTAGATACAGCAGAAGGGGAAACGCTTAGGCAGTTACCATGACAGTAATCTCCCCACTTCACAATCTCTCTGGATTGCCAATCCACAGTTGGACTATGCTTCACCAACCAGGGCAAACCCCAAACCATTGGAGTGTGGAGACCCTTCAGGACATAACAAATGATTACTTCATAATG is a window encoding:
- the LOC138666189 gene encoding olfactory receptor 1N1-like; translation: MQANQTPIKYFILKGITDDLQLQFSIFLLVLLIYLFILFGNSTILIACQDPHLHTPMYFFLVNLSILDISCSTVALHKILIQFITGDRTVSFAACMVQMHMFGSLASINLLILVAMGYDRYVAICRPLQYHIVMSTGICAILASACWVLGSLQIIPFTVIVSGFTCYTSIEINHFFCDIVPVMKISCNDTSILEILFLIEGLLTMILIPFLLTFVSYIFIIHAILRIRTSSGRLKAFYTCSSHLMVVALLYTTLFSQYLTPNLSKTLEAKKRFSLFNTAAVPLLNPMIYSLKNKDVKKALIKILYHAKQR